A genomic region of Notamacropus eugenii isolate mMacEug1 chromosome 3, mMacEug1.pri_v2, whole genome shotgun sequence contains the following coding sequences:
- the IFNG gene encoding interferon gamma: protein MNYSSYLLASWFCLMLGYSQATVREDLKILMDYFNGSTSSDISENGTLFLNMMDRWKEDSDKKIIMSQIVTVYFKIFEIFKNNTTIKKSLENIKEDMIMKFFPNNTASKVNDFEAVINTQVNDVKVQKKAIFELAFIINDLSSKPHLRRRKRRQNRNQGEIKQ from the exons ATGAATTATTCAAGCTACCTCTTAGCATCCTGGTTTTGCCTTATGTTGGGTTATTCTCAAGCTACTGTAAGAGAAGACCTAAAAATTCTTATGGACTACTTT aatgGAAGTACATCATCTGATATATCTGAAAATGGGACTCTTTTCTTGAACATGATGGACCGCTGGAAAGAG gaCAGTGACAAGAAGATCATAATGAGCCAAATTGTCACAGTTTATTTCAAAATCTTCGAAATCTTCAAAAACAACACCACCATCAAGAAAAGCCTGGAGAACATCAAAGAGGATATGATCATGAAATTCTTCCCTAACAACACTGCTAGCAAAGTGAATGACTTTGAAGCGGTCATCAACACTCAG GTGAATGACGTCAAAGTCCAAAAGAAGGCTATTTTTGAACTAGCCTTTATCATTAATGACCTCTCATCCAAACCTCAtctaagaaggagaaaaagaagacagaaccGAAACCAAGGAGAAATCAAACAGTAG